DNA sequence from the Malus domestica chromosome 11, GDT2T_hap1 genome:
GTTtggactttggttatgagaaccaaattGCCGGTATCTGcctggggctatgcaatattgcacgcaattatgttggtccgcctgaggcccatCGCTACCCAACCACATTCACCGTTATAGTTGGTCACTGGATACAAGCCTGACGTCTCGCATTTACGGGTGCTTGGGTGCGCCATTTATGTGCCAGTAGCACCGTcgctacgtaccaaaatgggttcTGAGagaaaaaatgggaatctatgttggttatgattcgacatcaattgttcgctacttagaacccttgacaggagatctctttaccacacattttgcggattgtcactttgatgagacagtcttcccgtcgttagggggagataagcgtgctaacgttcctgtagaacgccacgaattgtcgtggtatgctcccactatgtctcatttagatccccacaCTGCCCAGTTTGAAACTGAGGTGCGTCGAATTATAAATCTTTAGAGCATTACTCAAAGCATGCcggatgcttttaatgatctagcaaaTGTGACAAGATCACACATACCCGCTGTAAACACACCTGTAAAGATAGATTTACCCCGGGTACGTCAACAACTCGCCTGGGAAGGTTGGACTATCCTCGAAGATGGGAAGGTCGCACCCTCCATGCGACAAGGTACATTGGTTGCTAGCCAATCATTTGCTCTGACCCTGAaacgtggcagaccccttggttcaaaggattcacaaccctgGAAGAGAAAAATGGCACCAACTAGTGAACCTAGTTTGAATCTGACCATCGCTCACTCATCCgttccaacgcatgaggttattctaaaTTACGGTGATGCTTCAGATGAAACATGTCGGCCTTCCGAGAATCGCGAGATTTCGGTCCACTAcacagtattggatgaggtttggaataggaATAAGGTGATCGTCGATGATGCATTTGCATACTCAGTAGCTACCGACATCATGCtcagcgatgacattgaaccacgttccaTTAATGAATGCCGACGTCgaaccgattggtcaaactgaaaataagcaatccaggtcgaactcgattcactCTCAAAACGTAAGGTATTTGAacctatcgttcctacaccaccaagcgtgaagcctgttggctacaagtaggttttcgtgaggaagcgtaatgagaagaatgaaatagtacgatacaaagcacgcctcgtagcgcaaggcttctctTAGTGCCAAGGGATTGATTACGTGGAAACgtattcccccgtaatggatgttataacgttccgctacctaatcagtgtggtagtttccgaaaaactgaatatgtaacttatggacgtggtaactgcgtatctctatAGGGATCTAGATacagaaatttatatgaaagttccagaaggacttccattgactagTTCAAATAATTCTGAACCACGAaacactctctcaattaggttgaggaGGTCACTCTACGGATTAAAACAATTCGGGCTGATGTgatataaccgtctgagtgaatatttgacaagtcagggttatatgaacaatgaactatgcccatgcatgttcataaagaagtcacattccagatttgcaatcgttgcattttatgtcgatgacatgaacctcattgggATTCCcacagagcttgaggaaattgctacacacttgaaatcggaatttgaggtaaaagatcttgggaaaactcgatattgcCTCGGCCGGGAGattgagcattgttcggatggaatcctagtacatcaatcgaactacacccaaatgGTGTTGcgacgttttaatgaggataaagtgaagccttcgagtacacccatggtcgttcgaactctagatgctaaacgagatcccttccgtccaaaggaggatgaggaagagatatTGGAGCccgaagttccttacctaagtgcaattggggctttattgtatttggctcAGTGCACTAGACCTAACATCTCATTCGCTGTAAATCTATTGTCTAGATACAGCAATGTGCCGACGTAAATGCATTTTTTGACTGattgagaagaagaaataaaatatgGAATTAAATGTTCTAAAACATGCCTTCAGTCTTCCAACAATTCAATTATCCTTGTGAAGTCTCTATTAGTTGATTAAACGACGATCATTGTCATTTTGTTCCTTCATATTTTGAACCAATAATTAAATAGAACCAAAATGGACCAACCCAGTCTTTGGGCCAGGGTTTGGATCAAAATCTTTTAACCTATCCTATTTCAAACAAACCCAGATTGAAATTTCTGCACCAAGTCAATCTTGAACTTAGAACTTAGAAGTAGGTACCACAATATttgcaggttttttttttttttaacaatttagaTCTTATGATACTCATGAGTTGTTCGATTCATGACCTACTAAAGTAGGAGACATTTGTCACGTGATGTGTGTTATAGGAACGGCAGGTATACGTACTCGGCCGGCTAGACAACTTAGTTATTACTAGAAATGGCATAGTTCATGCCCAAATATATGACAATTTATAATGTTCATAAAATGGAGGAACCAACCGAAAGATTCATGCATGCAGAAAGAGTTCTGAAAATGTGTGCTTCACATTTGAATTAACAAGGAGGTTACTTTGTACAGTTTGTAATTGTGACCTAGCATTGTCAAATATGTCCCCAGAGGCAGCAGCATTTCCAAATATACGTCCAAGGTTCTCCCAGAGGCAGCAGCATTTCCAAATCGGTGGACTTGTACAAATGGAATTCACTCCTTAACCAAGAGAAATTAAACATGATGAATTACTAATTAACCATGATCCCGGCCAGGTTAAGATGCTCATTTGATCCAGCGAGGTTAAGCCAGAAGCCAGAAATTCTTTAGGGTTCTTGAGTTGAGAAGGTAGCCTCCATCTAACCCCTTTTTTTGTACTGCAACACAAGTTCGTTTGCTATTTTCGATCAAGTAGTCCGCTGTGTCTATCGCCTTTACCCCTCGCCCTCCAGGCCACGTATATGATCTGTTTCACACAATATCAGAAATTATAATTAGCGAACAATTACATTGGAAGGAATTAAATTCgattttaaattcaattttgtcATCCTCGATCTCTGATCCCTTGGGCTAGCCAAATGACTTGAACTCATGCCACTTTCAATATATCATCGCCTTTTTGCATGAATTTCCGTTTTGTTTTCgtttctcatttttcttaacttttaataaaaatcaaattcagataaaaaaaattaaaagtggaACGATATTATGAAAAGTCGAAGTCGAAGATATAGTCTCATGTTATGCATATGTTAATCTTAATTTCtccacttaaaaaaaaaaaaaaaaaaaaaaaaaatatatatatatatatatatatatatatatatttacacacacacacaaacagaaGTATTGTAACTAGAACATCTACTGAGAAAGAAAACTCACCCTAAAATATCCATCGAAATTTTCCTTCGTTGCCCTATAACTATGATATCAACCCCAAGAACATCGCTTTGATGTAGAATAGTGTTTGCTTTGTCTCTGCCTTCCTCCATTGCCACCCTCTCCACACGCACACGCAGTTTTGGTTGTACACGTTCGCATACATTCTTCATTTCTTCAAGAAAATCCACGTCCTCCTCTAAGGTTCCTTCAAAGGACATTGTAGCGATGGCCGCGGAGGCGATGCTAGGTATTTTGAGTAACGTCGTGAATGTGTTTCGCCAGGTATTTTGGttctcaacaaagaaaaggatcAATTCATCGTGTTCAAGAACTGCATGAGAAAGCGCATATTGGAGTGCACCCGCTGATTCCCGGGTTGGATCTGCCACCACCATTACTCGCCGCGGAGGTGCAGTTGCTTTACGTTCCATGGCTCGTGTACGGCTGTAATTGATGGGGCAGCCGCCACAACTCCTACCCAAATGTTGCCACAATAAACTCCAAAAGGGGATGCGTAATAGAGGGGTATAGGGGAAGTGACGTATATTTGGAGGGtctcatttttgtgtgtttattaagAAAGATTACTGCATTGACAGCTTTGATTCacaaagttttttctttttagggCAGTGATCCACAAATTAGCTAGTGATTCTTGGGCATGCCATTATTAGGTAAAAATTGCAGACTACTATTCCTTAGGACGCGGTCAAATGTCAGCAAAATATTagattttaacatatccaaattccaaatatATAGGATACGATGAATGGGATATTTGGTGATAAATGGAAGAAAAATACTAGGGAGATCATGTTTTGAA
Encoded proteins:
- the LOC103422804 gene encoding uncharacterized protein; protein product: MERKATAPPRRVMVVADPTRESAGALQYALSHAVLEHDELILFFVENQNTWRNTFTTLLKIPSIASAAIATMSFEGTLEEDVDFLEEMKNVCERVQPKLRVRVERVAMEEGRDKANTILHQSDVLGVDIIVIGQRRKISMDILGSYTWPGGRGVKAIDTADYLIENSKRTCVAVQKKGLDGGYLLNSRTLKNFWLLA